From the Permianibacter fluminis genome, one window contains:
- the rapZ gene encoding RNase adapter RapZ has translation MALVLLSGRSGSGKSVALRALEDQGYYCVDNIPVSLIPTLVQKVRHEHAELAFSIDARNQLEELAQFDQVYEQLLDQASRPLVIFTDAEESTLLKRFSETRRRHPLTHAGLSLNEAIARERELLSPIASRADLLIDTTTLSSNKLRELVLDRVLGREGARLDILFESFGYKNGVPIDADYVFDARCLANPHWDPLLRPHSGRDEPVIAFFEQQPRVGEFIWQVRIFLETWLPRFEQENRSYLTVAIGCTGGQHRSVYVAEQLAAHFRQKRPHTQVRHRDIK, from the coding sequence ATGGCTCTGGTTCTGCTCAGTGGTCGCTCTGGTTCCGGCAAATCGGTGGCGCTGCGCGCGCTGGAAGATCAGGGCTATTACTGCGTCGACAATATTCCGGTCAGCCTGATCCCGACCCTGGTGCAGAAAGTCCGGCACGAACACGCCGAGCTCGCCTTTTCCATCGATGCCCGCAACCAGCTGGAAGAGCTGGCCCAGTTTGATCAGGTCTACGAGCAACTGCTCGACCAAGCCAGCCGACCGCTGGTCATTTTCACCGACGCCGAAGAAAGCACCCTGCTGAAACGCTTCAGCGAAACCCGCCGTCGGCATCCGCTGACCCACGCCGGTCTGTCGCTCAATGAAGCCATTGCCCGCGAACGCGAGCTGCTGAGCCCCATCGCGTCGCGCGCCGATTTGCTGATCGACACCACCACACTGTCCAGCAACAAGCTGCGTGAGCTGGTGCTCGATCGGGTGCTCGGCCGGGAAGGCGCGCGGCTGGACATTCTGTTCGAGTCGTTTGGCTACAAGAACGGCGTGCCGATCGACGCTGACTATGTCTTCGACGCCCGCTGTCTGGCCAATCCGCACTGGGACCCGCTGCTGCGCCCGCACTCCGGCCGCGATGAGCCGGTCATTGCCTTTTTCGAGCAGCAGCCCCGAGTCGGCGAGTTTATCTGGCAGGTGCGGATTTTTCTCGAAACCTGGCTGCCACGGTTCGAGCAGGAAAATCGCTCTTACCTGACCGTGGCGATCGGCTGCACCGGCGGTCAGCACCGCTCGGTTTATGTGGCCGAACAACTGGCCGCCCATTTCCG
- the hpf gene encoding ribosome hibernation promoting factor: MQINLTGHHVEITDALRSFVNDKFERLNRHFDHINNVHVILSVEKLRQKAEAKLHVNGGEIFADCEDGDMYAAIDLLMDKLDRQVKKHKEMLRGH; encoded by the coding sequence ATGCAAATCAACCTGACCGGCCACCATGTCGAGATCACTGACGCTCTGCGCAGCTTCGTCAATGACAAATTCGAGCGGCTAAACCGCCATTTTGATCACATCAATAACGTCCATGTCATTCTGAGTGTGGAAAAACTGCGTCAGAAAGCCGAAGCCAAACTGCACGTCAACGGCGGCGAAATCTTCGCTGACTGTGAAGACGGCGACATGTATGCCGCCATTGATTTGCTGATGGACAAACTCGACCGTCAGGTCAAAAAGCACAAGGAAATGCTGCGCGGCCATTGA